The Neorhizobium sp. NCHU2750 genome has a window encoding:
- a CDS encoding DMT family transporter, producing MSLKQDCTPSIGTVPALKPSQVPTFIWLTVMVLLWGLSWPATKLALVEVPPLWLAAIRFGSASVCLFVFVALRGDLRLPGKQDLPIVASMGLLQMMAFTGLGMIAMTQTDTSKAVLLAYTTPIWAVFMGWLLFRQSPTRMQLGALAIGLAGVALICSPLEMDWRKAGTITGCVFLLLAAICWSVVILHIRRHRWASTPLSLAPWQMLLATIPLAVIAYGVEGVPSALPHDSHILALLFFIGPVATSACFVISAEFGRRISVFAMSNFTLGVPLIGIAASVAFLGNKVVDPLRH from the coding sequence ATGAGCCTGAAGCAGGATTGCACACCGAGCATCGGCACTGTGCCAGCGTTGAAGCCAAGCCAAGTCCCAACATTCATCTGGCTGACCGTGATGGTCCTGCTCTGGGGCTTGAGCTGGCCGGCGACGAAGCTTGCACTTGTCGAGGTCCCACCGCTTTGGCTGGCGGCAATCCGCTTTGGCAGCGCCTCGGTCTGCCTTTTTGTGTTCGTGGCCCTTCGCGGCGACCTTCGCCTGCCGGGCAAGCAGGATTTGCCGATCGTTGCCAGCATGGGCCTGTTGCAGATGATGGCCTTTACCGGGCTCGGCATGATCGCCATGACCCAGACCGATACGAGCAAGGCGGTGCTTCTTGCATACACGACCCCCATCTGGGCGGTATTCATGGGATGGCTTTTGTTCCGGCAGTCACCGACCCGCATGCAACTCGGGGCGCTGGCCATTGGGCTTGCCGGCGTCGCCCTGATATGCTCGCCGCTCGAAATGGACTGGCGCAAGGCCGGCACGATCACCGGATGCGTATTCCTGCTGCTTGCAGCCATCTGCTGGTCTGTCGTAATCCTGCACATTCGCCGCCACCGCTGGGCTTCAACGCCGTTGTCTCTCGCACCCTGGCAGATGCTCCTGGCGACCATCCCGCTTGCCGTAATCGCCTATGGCGTCGAGGGTGTGCCATCGGCCCTTCCACATGACAGCCATATTCTTGCATTGCTCTTCTTCATCGGGCCGGTTGCAACTTCGGCCTGCTTCGTAATCTCCGCCGAATTCGGACGCCGCATCTCGGTCTTCGCAATGTCGAACTTCACCCTCGGCGTTCCGCTGATTGGTATTGCAGCCTCGGTTGCCTTCCTGGGGAACAAGGTTGTCGACCCTCTTCGTCATTAG
- a CDS encoding GntR family transcriptional regulator, protein MRDPIDRKSLQDSAVDWLREAIVRGAFASGATLTELALTEQIGVGRSTVRSALFALEAQELVVRTPYSSWHVATLDAREIEEIYTLRAALEGLAARIVAQKREQIDMAPIDAAFHALETIDAANSDQRLRADLGFHASTVVQTGHRLLARRHAQLADKMEWLYRWSELHWPRRRDLVEEHQKLRDALFNGSPDDAEQAVRDHISQSITADIEGFHELEARDTKKP, encoded by the coding sequence ATGCGCGATCCCATTGATCGGAAAAGCTTGCAGGACAGCGCCGTCGACTGGTTGAGGGAAGCTATCGTGCGGGGAGCCTTTGCTTCAGGCGCGACCCTGACGGAGCTCGCGCTTACCGAACAGATCGGGGTCGGGCGCAGTACGGTTCGCTCGGCCCTTTTCGCGCTCGAGGCGCAGGAACTGGTCGTTCGCACACCCTATTCGAGTTGGCATGTGGCGACACTGGACGCACGCGAGATAGAAGAGATCTATACGTTGCGTGCGGCGCTCGAAGGCTTGGCTGCCAGGATCGTGGCGCAGAAGCGTGAGCAGATCGACATGGCGCCTATCGACGCCGCCTTCCATGCTCTTGAAACAATCGATGCTGCAAACTCCGATCAACGGCTGAGGGCAGATCTGGGCTTTCATGCCAGCACTGTTGTTCAGACGGGCCATCGTCTTCTAGCCCGGCGGCATGCCCAACTGGCAGACAAGATGGAATGGCTCTATCGCTGGTCGGAGCTTCATTGGCCTCGTCGCAGGGATCTTGTCGAAGAGCATCAGAAACTCAGAGATGCGCTTTTCAACGGGTCGCCGGACGACGCTGAACAGGCCGTGCGCGACCATATTTCACAATCCATCACCGCCGACATCGAAGGCTTCCACGAGCTGGAAGCTCGCGACACCAAGAAGCCCTGA
- a CDS encoding ABC transporter permease subunit (The N-terminal region of this protein, as described by TIGR01726, is a three transmembrane segment that identifies a subfamily of ABC transporter permease subunits, which specificities that include histidine, arginine, glutamine, glutamate, L-cystine (sic), the opines (in Agrobacterium) octopine and nopaline, etc.) encodes MSPDFVLLGFGPDGWGLALLRAGLLTVAVSVAAFICGIILGTFLAWARVGRSRLLRVVAEVYSVVLRGVPDILVIYLFYFGGRQVVTVIGTTLGFAGPFDISGFVAGMLAIGLISGAYQGEVLRGAYQALPKGTLEAGLVVGMSRWTLFRRVIAPQAMVTAIPGLGNQWQSVIKESALVSVTGLVEIMRQVTVAAGSTQEHFLFYGAGAVLYLVITTISGQVFMLIERRSLRGHPSGARR; translated from the coding sequence ATGTCACCGGACTTCGTACTTTTGGGATTTGGGCCGGATGGCTGGGGGCTCGCATTGCTGCGGGCGGGCCTCCTGACCGTCGCCGTCTCTGTTGCCGCATTCATTTGCGGCATCATTCTGGGCACTTTTCTGGCCTGGGCTCGCGTTGGACGCAGTCGGCTGCTGCGAGTAGTAGCGGAGGTCTATTCCGTCGTTCTGCGTGGCGTCCCGGACATTCTGGTGATCTATCTGTTCTATTTCGGTGGGCGTCAGGTCGTGACGGTCATCGGAACAACGCTCGGCTTTGCCGGCCCGTTCGACATTAGCGGCTTCGTGGCCGGCATGCTGGCCATCGGACTGATTTCCGGCGCCTATCAGGGCGAAGTCCTGCGCGGGGCATACCAAGCCCTGCCGAAGGGCACGCTGGAGGCCGGCCTTGTCGTTGGCATGTCGCGATGGACGCTCTTTCGCCGGGTTATCGCGCCGCAGGCCATGGTGACCGCCATCCCAGGCCTCGGCAATCAGTGGCAGTCGGTCATCAAGGAATCGGCACTCGTTTCGGTCACCGGTCTCGTCGAAATCATGCGCCAGGTGACGGTCGCGGCCGGATCTACCCAAGAGCACTTCCTGTTCTACGGCGCAGGTGCCGTCCTGTATCTGGTGATCACAACGATTTCAGGGCAGGTATTCATGCTCATCGAGCGCAGAAGCCTGCGTGGCCATCCTTCGGGGGCACGCCGATGA
- a CDS encoding homocysteine S-methyltransferase family protein, with protein MSDITILDGGMGRELERVGAPFRQPEWSALALMEAPDMVRQVHEGYIRAGARIITTNSYALVPFHIGDERFKADGARLAELAGRMAREAAALSSDVKVAGSLPPVFGSYQPHLFRSDLAQQYLGVLVGGLAPHVDFWLAETQSSIEEASAAAQAVKATDKPLWISFTLRDDVGPEEMPEPQLRSGQTVADATRLAVSLGAEAMLFNCSMPEVMAAALSAAHSVAPELRLGVYANAFASQDDDGAANEVISDIRADLDPQSYGKWAKTWMEKGASIIGGCCGIGTEHIHHLSSRFSCN; from the coding sequence ATGAGTGACATAACTATCCTCGACGGCGGCATGGGCCGCGAACTTGAACGCGTCGGAGCTCCCTTCCGGCAACCGGAATGGTCGGCGCTTGCCTTGATGGAAGCGCCGGATATGGTCCGGCAAGTGCATGAGGGCTATATCCGCGCCGGCGCCCGGATCATCACGACAAACAGCTATGCGCTTGTGCCGTTCCATATAGGCGACGAGCGTTTCAAGGCGGATGGCGCCCGCCTCGCGGAGCTTGCCGGCCGGATGGCGCGTGAGGCTGCGGCCCTGTCATCCGACGTCAAGGTTGCTGGTTCTCTGCCGCCCGTTTTCGGTTCCTATCAGCCACATCTGTTCCGGTCGGATCTGGCACAGCAATATCTCGGTGTGCTGGTGGGTGGGCTGGCGCCGCATGTCGATTTTTGGCTTGCCGAAACCCAAAGTTCTATCGAGGAAGCATCGGCTGCAGCGCAGGCGGTCAAGGCTACCGACAAACCGCTTTGGATCTCCTTCACATTGCGCGACGACGTTGGCCCCGAAGAAATGCCGGAGCCGCAGCTGCGTTCCGGACAGACTGTTGCGGATGCCACGCGCCTGGCCGTCTCGCTGGGCGCCGAGGCCATGCTCTTCAACTGCTCCATGCCGGAAGTCATGGCCGCCGCGCTATCGGCAGCCCACAGCGTGGCTCCCGAGCTGAGGCTCGGCGTATACGCAAATGCCTTTGCATCGCAGGACGATGACGGCGCTGCCAACGAGGTCATCTCCGACATCCGCGCAGACCTGGATCCGCAATCCTATGGCAAGTGGGCAAAGACCTGGATGGAAAAGGGCGCATCCATCATCGGCGGATGTTGCGGTATCGGTACCGAGCATATCCACCATTTGTCCAGTCGATTTTCCTGCAACTGA
- a CDS encoding ABC transporter permease subunit (The N-terminal region of this protein, as described by TIGR01726, is a three transmembrane segment that identifies a subfamily of ABC transporter permease subunits, which specificities that include histidine, arginine, glutamine, glutamate, L-cystine (sic), the opines (in Agrobacterium) octopine and nopaline, etc.): MTNSFTIEVLEKLLVGLPLTLNLSFFSLLGGGCLALLLNLMRVTKIGNAIGSAFVFLFRGSPLLVQIFMIYYGLASFGFIRHSFLWPFFREPYWCGLLALILNDAAYTSEILRGGLRAVPKGAVEAARVSGMSWPTVFRRVVLPLAFRQAMPAYSSEVISMIKATALVSTVTLMEVTGIARALVSETWRAVEIFLCAAAIYLVLSLIVSRTFTWLEHRLSPWQFKVSR; this comes from the coding sequence ATGACCAATTCCTTCACGATCGAGGTTCTGGAAAAGCTTCTGGTGGGCCTTCCGTTGACGCTCAATCTCAGCTTCTTCTCGCTTCTGGGGGGCGGGTGTCTGGCGCTTCTGCTGAACCTGATGCGCGTGACGAAGATCGGCAACGCCATCGGATCGGCCTTTGTATTCCTGTTTCGCGGCTCGCCGCTTCTCGTCCAGATCTTCATGATCTACTACGGTCTGGCCAGCTTCGGTTTCATCCGCCACAGCTTCCTCTGGCCGTTCTTCCGCGAACCCTACTGGTGCGGCCTCCTGGCACTCATTCTCAACGATGCTGCCTATACTTCGGAGATCCTGCGTGGCGGCCTGCGTGCGGTTCCAAAGGGAGCAGTCGAAGCTGCGCGCGTCTCCGGAATGAGCTGGCCAACGGTGTTTCGTCGCGTTGTGCTGCCGTTGGCATTCCGTCAGGCGATGCCGGCTTATTCCAGCGAAGTGATCTCGATGATCAAGGCAACTGCGCTGGTAAGTACCGTAACGTTGATGGAAGTCACAGGTATCGCTCGTGCACTCGTCTCCGAGACATGGCGCGCTGTCGAGATTTTCCTCTGTGCCGCAGCCATATACCTGGTGCTTTCGTTGATCGTGTCACGAACGTTCACCTGGCTTGAGCACCGTCTTTCACCCTGGCAATTCAAAGTGAGCCGATGA
- a CDS encoding transporter substrate-binding domain-containing protein has protein sequence MNRSHFLRIGLATLALAVALPQASFAQDKKTYVFATEGAYPPFNMTSPSGELQGFEIDLIAEVAKRGGFDYKVISQAWDGMIQGLVDGKYNGVIDAVTITDKRKEVVDFSLPYTTGGSTFAVTKDSGITLAGNGTSVDLSDKAASDAAVADLAKALSGKTVGVQVSTIQSSFLTQYLADKGVTIRTYQNGQDVYQDLTNGRIDAAMAAVTNIAAFLQKHKDDVMATGPSFKGGVMGNGSAVAVRKGDSELKPAIDKALKSMSDDGTLSTMSKKWFGLDVTPKL, from the coding sequence GTGAACCGCAGTCACTTTCTGCGCATCGGCCTCGCCACGCTGGCCCTTGCCGTTGCCCTGCCGCAAGCTTCCTTCGCGCAGGACAAGAAGACATACGTCTTCGCCACCGAAGGCGCCTATCCTCCCTTCAACATGACTTCGCCGAGCGGCGAACTGCAGGGCTTCGAGATAGATCTGATTGCCGAAGTCGCCAAGCGCGGCGGCTTTGACTACAAGGTCATCTCACAGGCTTGGGACGGGATGATCCAGGGCCTCGTGGACGGCAAATACAACGGCGTCATCGATGCCGTCACGATCACCGACAAGCGCAAGGAAGTCGTCGACTTCTCGCTGCCTTACACGACCGGCGGATCCACCTTCGCCGTCACCAAGGACAGCGGCATCACGCTTGCTGGCAATGGCACAAGCGTCGACCTCTCCGACAAGGCGGCAAGCGATGCCGCCGTCGCAGATCTCGCCAAAGCCCTCTCCGGCAAGACCGTCGGCGTGCAGGTCTCGACCATCCAGTCAAGCTTCCTCACCCAGTATCTTGCCGACAAGGGCGTGACGATCCGCACTTACCAGAACGGCCAGGACGTCTACCAGGACCTGACGAACGGCCGCATCGACGCTGCCATGGCTGCCGTTACCAACATTGCCGCCTTCCTGCAGAAGCACAAGGATGACGTCATGGCAACCGGACCTTCGTTCAAGGGCGGTGTAATGGGCAATGGTTCGGCGGTCGCCGTGCGCAAGGGCGATAGTGAACTCAAGCCAGCCATCGATAAGGCACTGAAGTCCATGTCGGACGACGGCACCCTTTCGACCATGTCCAAGAAATGGTTTGGCCTCGACGTGACTCCGAAGCTCTGA
- a CDS encoding AraC family transcriptional regulator, with translation MDLPKTAPHEDHDGDMPQPEQTWRETVDAEIDQLGWRDATRIEQPGDDVSIYLIDTMPIEDQVFHPEGPATFSLSIFIDGAGTLSVDGAKPFPVQPATAVFFACDRMTRGENHIRGGRRLCVVDIRVEKPLLEKLGGISLSRLGGAVITEHSLPEQHVFLLGFKAPPELIAVARSLLQCSFTEGMARRAYLYSKAIEALGIGLDAVTRQADGKPIKRLNEEEARRLNQAIALIENRYSSDWTIPRLAREVGLNERRLKEGFRLVIGNTVHGYLRATRIDAAATLLASGSSVTDAAYAVGFENLSHFSKAFREEKGVLPSQYRGQIGA, from the coding sequence ATGGACCTGCCCAAGACCGCGCCGCATGAAGACCATGACGGCGATATGCCGCAGCCCGAACAGACCTGGCGGGAGACCGTTGATGCGGAGATAGACCAACTCGGCTGGCGGGATGCGACACGGATAGAACAGCCCGGCGACGACGTGTCGATCTACCTGATAGACACGATGCCCATCGAGGACCAGGTGTTTCATCCGGAGGGGCCGGCGACCTTTTCACTGTCGATCTTCATCGACGGGGCCGGGACGCTGTCCGTCGATGGTGCCAAACCATTTCCGGTACAGCCGGCAACCGCCGTTTTCTTCGCCTGCGATCGCATGACAAGGGGTGAGAACCACATTCGCGGCGGACGCCGGCTCTGCGTGGTCGATATTCGGGTAGAAAAGCCATTGCTTGAGAAACTGGGCGGCATATCGCTGTCGCGGCTTGGCGGGGCGGTGATCACCGAGCACAGCCTGCCGGAGCAGCACGTCTTCCTGCTCGGCTTCAAGGCACCGCCGGAACTCATCGCCGTTGCCCGCAGCCTTCTTCAATGCAGCTTTACCGAGGGAATGGCACGACGTGCCTATCTCTACAGCAAGGCAATAGAAGCACTGGGAATCGGGCTGGACGCGGTGACCAGACAGGCGGACGGCAAGCCCATCAAGCGCCTCAACGAAGAGGAAGCGCGGCGCCTCAACCAAGCCATCGCGCTGATCGAAAACCGCTATAGCTCCGACTGGACCATCCCTCGCCTGGCCCGCGAGGTGGGACTGAACGAGCGCAGGTTGAAGGAGGGTTTCCGACTGGTGATCGGCAACACGGTGCATGGTTATCTGCGCGCCACCCGGATCGACGCAGCTGCAACGCTACTGGCATCGGGTTCCAGCGTGACAGATGCTGCCTATGCCGTGGGCTTCGAAAATCTCAGCCACTTCAGCAAGGCTTTCCGCGAAGAAAAGGGCGTGTTGCCGAGCCAGTATCGCGGCCAGATCGGCGCATAG
- a CDS encoding PLP-dependent aspartate aminotransferase family protein has protein sequence MQNRDNNVKDRQSTILYVSMSPMDKNIDTFVASLGGVTDSHTGGLVPAVHMGVTHVLIPGEAAIGYARGGAVEGSLFERMMVGLDGGAAALGFVSGASAAQALLATFAKGSHIVLEERGYYEFRGILMRAAEARGLAVETVDLCDTEAVAKALRPGQTALIWSELPTNPEWRMPDIRRLSELGRNAGTRLLVDATAATPYHCRPIEHGADIVLHSATKYLNGHGDLTAGALVVADPNLREKLIAIRTENGTVLSPMQEWLLLRGLRTLAVRMQRASASAMAIAEWLAAHQRVHTVHYPGLPGHPQFELASRQYGRGFGAMLSFRVSDSTCAAKITNATTVFRQSTSLGSTESLIEHRAMTEGEGTLCPDDLIRLSIGLEDPRDLIEDLRRAMS, from the coding sequence TTGCAAAACCGCGACAACAATGTCAAGGATCGACAATCGACAATTTTGTACGTGAGCATGAGTCCGATGGACAAGAATATCGATACCTTCGTGGCCAGCCTCGGAGGCGTCACCGATAGCCACACGGGCGGTCTGGTGCCCGCGGTCCATATGGGTGTTACGCATGTACTGATACCCGGCGAAGCCGCGATCGGGTATGCCCGCGGCGGAGCGGTTGAAGGCAGTCTGTTCGAACGCATGATGGTCGGTCTGGATGGCGGGGCGGCCGCGCTCGGCTTTGTCTCGGGGGCATCCGCCGCACAGGCCCTGCTCGCCACATTTGCCAAGGGCAGCCACATTGTGCTTGAAGAAAGAGGCTATTACGAGTTTCGAGGCATTCTTATGCGCGCGGCGGAAGCGCGCGGGCTGGCGGTCGAGACGGTCGATCTCTGCGATACAGAAGCCGTAGCCAAGGCGCTCCGCCCCGGACAGACGGCCCTGATTTGGTCGGAACTCCCGACCAACCCGGAATGGCGGATGCCGGATATTCGCCGACTTTCCGAACTGGGCCGCAATGCAGGCACCCGGTTGCTCGTGGACGCGACGGCAGCCACGCCCTATCATTGCCGACCAATCGAGCATGGTGCCGATATTGTGCTCCACTCAGCGACAAAATATCTCAACGGCCATGGAGATTTAACCGCGGGCGCCTTGGTTGTTGCCGATCCGAACTTGCGGGAAAAGCTAATCGCTATTCGCACCGAGAATGGAACGGTATTGAGCCCGATGCAGGAATGGCTGCTTTTGCGCGGCTTGCGCACATTGGCTGTTCGCATGCAGCGTGCCTCGGCGTCGGCCATGGCGATCGCAGAGTGGCTCGCCGCTCACCAGCGTGTCCACACGGTTCACTATCCGGGGCTGCCGGGCCATCCTCAGTTTGAGCTTGCCTCACGCCAGTATGGACGCGGTTTCGGTGCGATGCTTTCGTTTCGCGTGTCGGACAGCACCTGTGCCGCCAAGATAACGAACGCTACGACCGTCTTCCGGCAATCGACCTCGCTCGGCTCCACCGAGAGCCTTATCGAGCATCGCGCCATGACCGAGGGCGAAGGCACGCTCTGCCCCGATGACCTTATTCGCCTGTCCATCGGTCTGGAGGATCCCAGGGATCTCATAGAAGACCTTCGCCGTGCGATGTCTTGA
- a CDS encoding Lrp/AsnC family transcriptional regulator, with product MPKTSDILDEASLRILDALQLNAELSNSELAEKVGLSASPCWRRVSDLKAQGVIRGSVAIVDPLKLGLAVNVFIHVTLSKQDKQTLEGFTNTVRNRPEVMECYLMTGEADFLLRVVIEDLIKYQELMVDCLTRIPGVSNIRSSFALDQVKYTTALPTRHLR from the coding sequence ATGCCGAAGACTTCTGATATCCTCGATGAAGCGAGCCTGAGAATCCTCGATGCGCTTCAGCTGAACGCTGAATTGAGCAATTCCGAGCTTGCTGAAAAGGTCGGGCTATCGGCTTCGCCTTGCTGGCGCAGAGTGTCGGATCTCAAGGCACAAGGCGTGATCCGCGGTTCCGTGGCCATCGTTGATCCGTTGAAGCTGGGCCTTGCCGTCAACGTGTTCATCCATGTGACCCTGTCCAAGCAGGACAAGCAAACCCTTGAAGGGTTTACCAATACGGTTCGCAATCGTCCGGAGGTCATGGAGTGCTACCTGATGACCGGGGAGGCTGACTTTCTTCTGCGGGTCGTGATTGAAGACCTTATCAAATACCAGGAGCTGATGGTGGACTGCCTGACCCGCATTCCAGGCGTATCGAACATTCGTTCCAGCTTCGCTCTCGATCAGGTGAAGTATACAACAGCCCTCCCGACGCGTCACCTTCGCTGA
- a CDS encoding M20 family metallopeptidase, which yields MAHLPNDPGQEIETLVREVEPRIVEIRRDIHAHPETGFDTVRTAALVADELRTLGLEPQTGVGRTGVVATITGGRPGPCVILRADMDALPIEEKTGLPFASTIPGKMHACGHDMHTASLLGAANALVKIAPRLSGSVRLIFQPAEETQESGAAAMVADGAADGADYAIAFHNRPEAPAGAVFLNRGASTASSDEFQVIVRGKSGHAARPHAAIDPIVSSAYIITQLQTVISREMDPALSAVLTIGHIQGGATQNIIPDSCMFEGTVRCRSPESRDLAETSFKRICLGAAAAMNAEVEIEYVRGAPPLMNDDGLVDRAAAAFGLQFGDTIVVEQGKSFGAEDFSYFSERLPSIQIFVGSGQPGRDDRVHNSDYQPDEACIAQSAIALTRMAVELMS from the coding sequence ATGGCCCATCTTCCAAACGATCCCGGACAGGAAATCGAAACACTCGTGCGTGAGGTCGAGCCTCGGATCGTAGAAATCCGCCGGGATATCCACGCCCATCCAGAGACGGGCTTCGACACCGTGCGCACGGCCGCCCTGGTTGCTGACGAGTTGCGCACCCTTGGCCTGGAGCCGCAGACCGGCGTTGGCCGCACCGGCGTCGTCGCAACGATCACGGGTGGCCGCCCCGGTCCCTGCGTCATTCTGCGCGCCGACATGGATGCTTTGCCGATCGAGGAAAAGACTGGACTTCCCTTTGCTTCGACTATCCCCGGCAAGATGCATGCCTGCGGCCACGATATGCACACGGCTTCCCTCCTCGGAGCCGCAAATGCCTTGGTCAAGATTGCCCCGCGTCTGAGCGGCTCGGTGCGTCTCATATTCCAGCCTGCCGAAGAAACCCAGGAAAGTGGTGCTGCGGCCATGGTCGCCGATGGTGCCGCCGATGGCGCCGATTATGCGATCGCATTCCACAATCGCCCTGAAGCGCCGGCGGGCGCCGTGTTTCTCAACCGCGGAGCCAGCACTGCTTCCAGTGACGAGTTTCAGGTTATCGTGCGTGGCAAGTCGGGTCATGCGGCCCGCCCGCATGCGGCAATCGACCCGATCGTCTCGTCCGCCTACATCATTACCCAGCTTCAGACCGTCATTTCCCGGGAAATGGATCCGGCGCTCTCCGCGGTACTGACCATCGGCCACATCCAGGGTGGGGCGACGCAAAATATCATTCCCGACAGCTGCATGTTCGAGGGCACGGTGCGGTGCCGCTCGCCGGAATCCCGAGACCTCGCTGAAACTTCATTCAAGCGAATCTGCCTCGGGGCTGCCGCGGCCATGAATGCCGAGGTTGAGATCGAATATGTCCGGGGCGCGCCTCCATTAATGAACGACGACGGTCTGGTCGACCGTGCTGCCGCCGCTTTCGGCCTGCAGTTCGGCGATACCATTGTTGTCGAGCAGGGCAAGAGCTTCGGTGCCGAGGACTTTTCGTATTTCTCGGAACGCCTACCCTCGATCCAGATTTTCGTTGGATCGGGCCAGCCCGGCCGCGACGATCGCGTCCACAACTCCGATTACCAGCCCGACGAGGCTTGCATTGCCCAGAGTGCCATTGCACTTACGCGCATGGCCGTCGAGCTGATGTCCTGA
- a CDS encoding YidB family protein — MSLFDSLSSVIGDALSGKPINLMSVAEDVFENAGGLDGILAQLNQSGLGHQVSSWIGTGDNLPISADQIRAALSSEQVQSLAAKFGVDISQVPELLAKHLPETVDQASPNGALPS, encoded by the coding sequence ATGTCATTGTTTGACAGTTTGAGCAGCGTTATTGGTGATGCTCTCAGCGGCAAGCCGATCAACCTGATGTCGGTCGCCGAGGACGTGTTCGAAAATGCGGGCGGCCTCGATGGCATTCTGGCGCAACTCAATCAGAGCGGGCTTGGCCATCAGGTCTCTTCCTGGATCGGCACTGGTGACAACCTTCCGATCTCGGCAGACCAGATCCGCGCAGCATTGTCGTCGGAGCAGGTGCAGAGCCTTGCGGCAAAATTCGGCGTGGATATCAGCCAAGTGCCGGAATTGCTGGCGAAGCATCTGCCGGAAACCGTTGATCAGGCAAGCCCGAACGGGGCGCTGCCATCCTGA
- a CDS encoding amino acid ABC transporter ATP-binding protein: MTTQPVITVRNLHKRFGDNEVLRGIDLTATDGEVISIIGASGSGKSTLLRSIPLLEIPDKGTIAVGEDSVSPVNGHMTRREDAMARRIRGHLGFVFQNFNLWPHRSVLENVIEAPIHVQGRPRAECIDEAMALLQKVGLAEKRDAWPAHLSGGQQQRVAIARALAQRPRAILFDEPTSALDPELVGEVLKVIRGLAEEGRTMLIVTHEMGFAREVSSRTIFLNKGVIEEDGTPEKVFGSPTSERCRSFISGHFDRNR; this comes from the coding sequence ATGACAACCCAACCCGTAATCACGGTTCGCAACCTTCACAAGCGTTTCGGCGATAACGAAGTCCTGCGCGGCATAGATCTGACGGCGACCGACGGCGAGGTGATCTCCATCATCGGTGCCAGCGGCTCCGGCAAGAGCACACTCCTGCGCTCGATCCCTCTTCTTGAAATTCCCGATAAGGGCACGATTGCGGTCGGCGAAGACAGCGTGTCGCCGGTCAATGGTCACATGACACGCCGGGAAGATGCGATGGCCCGTCGCATCCGTGGCCATCTCGGCTTCGTCTTCCAGAACTTCAATCTCTGGCCGCATCGTTCCGTCCTGGAAAACGTCATCGAAGCCCCGATCCATGTACAGGGCCGTCCCAGGGCCGAATGTATCGATGAGGCAATGGCGCTTCTGCAGAAGGTCGGACTGGCGGAAAAGCGCGATGCCTGGCCGGCACATCTCTCCGGCGGTCAACAACAGCGCGTTGCCATTGCGCGAGCCCTTGCACAGCGCCCGCGTGCGATACTGTTCGACGAGCCTACATCGGCGCTCGATCCCGAACTGGTCGGCGAAGTTCTGAAGGTCATCCGTGGACTGGCAGAGGAGGGGCGCACGATGCTGATTGTCACCCACGAGATGGGCTTTGCCCGAGAGGTGTCGAGCCGTACGATCTTCCTCAACAAGGGGGTCATCGAAGAGGACGGCACGCCTGAAAAGGTATTTGGTTCGCCAACGTCTGAACGTTGCCGCTCGTTCATCAGCGGTCATTTCGACCGTAACCGCTAG